The following are from one region of the Spodoptera frugiperda isolate SF20-4 chromosome 20, AGI-APGP_CSIRO_Sfru_2.0, whole genome shotgun sequence genome:
- the LOC118282122 gene encoding integrator complex subunit 12, translating into MSSIDFDPAIKLCLKYLHSSASDSTEQLRLTLDDHIRQTYGSSKTLGNVLPKKYLTEEKLESPRSKHKTEKSSTTKTVALPQSSPQQIQIPERENDDGSVMDGELSLDLLEEDLTCAVCRQISVQAGNRLVECDVCCALYHQDCHKPVISDNDIAAGWQCASCLASQGITGNYIKATPKSPSNISGSSTPVKISSSSSSSSSPSKVVTPNINIISADKRLQIMKKKAAKQHEKKKSK; encoded by the exons ATGTCGTCTATAGATTTTGACCCTGCGATAAAGTTGTGCTTAAAATATTTGCATTCAAGTGCATCTGATTCCACTGAACAACTACGGTTGACTTTAGATGACCACATTCGTCAGACTTATGGAAGTTCTAAAACTCTTGGCAACGTTTTGCCGAAGAAGTATTTGACTGAGGAAAAGTTGGAATCACCAAGATCTAAGCATAAGACCGAGAAGTCATCGACTACTAAGACCGTGGCACTGCCTCAATCAAGTCCACAGCAAATACAAATACCAGAACGTGAAAACGATGACGGATCTGTTATGGATGGAGAGTTATCTCTGGATTTATTAGAAGAAGATTTGACCTGTGCTGTATGCAGACAGATTTCAGTCCAAGCTGGCAATCGCTTGGTGGAATGTGATGTATGCTGCGCtctttaccatcag GATTGTCACAAGCCAGTAATCAGCGACAATGACATAGCAGCGGGGTGGCAGTGTGCTTCCTGTTTGGCATCACAAGGGATTACTGGAAATTACATCAAGGCCACACCCAAGTCTCCTTCTAACATATCTGGTTCCTCTACACCAGTTAAGATATCCTCGAGCAGTTCCTCTTCCTCATCTCCTTCTAAAGTGGTGACTCCCAACATCAACATTATATCTGCTGATAAGAGACTGCAGATCATGAAGAAGAAGGCTGCTAAACAAcatgaaaagaaaaaatctaaatga